A part of Winslowiella toletana genomic DNA contains:
- the trxC gene encoding thioredoxin TrxC: MNTVCASCQATNRVPEDRITDSAKCGRCGSQLFDGDVINATTATFDKYLQDDLPVVVDFWAPWCGPCVNFAPVYKDVAEERSGKVRFIKVNTEAEPELSARFRIRSIPTIMLFKQGQMVDMLNGAMPKAPFSEWLDESV, translated from the coding sequence ATGAATACGGTTTGTGCATCATGTCAGGCGACGAATCGCGTTCCGGAAGATCGTATTACCGACAGTGCGAAATGCGGTCGTTGCGGCAGCCAGTTATTTGACGGCGACGTGATCAATGCCACTACGGCAACCTTTGATAAATATCTGCAGGATGATCTGCCAGTGGTGGTGGACTTCTGGGCGCCATGGTGTGGCCCATGCGTTAACTTTGCGCCGGTTTATAAAGATGTAGCGGAAGAACGCAGCGGCAAAGTGCGCTTTATTAAAGTTAACACCGAAGCGGAACCCGAGCTAAGCGCACGCTTCCGTATCCGCAGTATCCCCACCATTATGCTGTTTAAACAGGGGCAGATGGTCGATATGCTGAACGGCGCGATGCCAAAAGCGCCCTTTTCTGAATGGCTGGATGAATCGGTTTAA
- a CDS encoding tRNA/rRNA methyltransferase, with protein sequence MNDEFKGKSGKVKVMYVRGDDENDKRGQNPRTGKGGRPAAARQDGNRRPSRNADDKPRGGRDSGHSDSPWRTVSRAPAAVADDSKPDHGGISGKSYIDPEQLRRQRLEETRVYGENACQALFQSRPECIVRAWFVQEVTPRFREALRWMAANRKAYHVVDEAELAKASGTEHHGGVCFLIKKRSGMPVSEWLADAGEKDCVLALEDIGNPHNLGGIMRSCAHFGAKGLLVDDASLLESGAAVRTAEGGAEHVQAISGESFVAGLDAFRKAGYTIVTTSSHKGTPLSRVELPAKVVLVLGQERDGLSDSAWQKGDLSVSIGGTGKVESLNVSVATGVLLAEWWRQNS encoded by the coding sequence ATGAACGACGAATTTAAAGGTAAAAGCGGCAAAGTCAAAGTGATGTATGTCCGCGGTGATGACGAGAATGACAAGCGTGGGCAAAATCCACGTACCGGTAAAGGTGGCCGTCCGGCCGCAGCTCGTCAGGATGGCAATCGTCGTCCTTCCCGAAATGCTGATGATAAGCCTCGCGGCGGGCGCGATAGCGGTCATAGTGACTCGCCATGGCGTACGGTTTCACGTGCTCCAGCTGCTGTTGCAGATGACAGTAAACCCGATCACGGTGGTATCAGCGGGAAAAGTTATATCGATCCAGAGCAGCTGCGTCGCCAGCGTCTGGAAGAAACACGTGTCTACGGCGAAAATGCCTGTCAGGCGCTGTTTCAGAGCCGTCCGGAATGTATCGTCCGTGCATGGTTTGTACAGGAAGTTACGCCACGTTTTCGTGAAGCGTTGCGCTGGATGGCGGCGAATCGTAAGGCCTATCATGTGGTCGATGAAGCCGAACTGGCGAAAGCTTCAGGTACTGAGCACCATGGTGGTGTTTGTTTCCTGATCAAGAAGCGCTCAGGGATGCCGGTCAGTGAATGGCTTGCTGATGCAGGTGAAAAAGATTGTGTGCTGGCGCTGGAAGATATCGGCAACCCGCATAACCTTGGCGGCATTATGCGCAGCTGTGCGCACTTTGGCGCTAAAGGTTTACTGGTTGATGATGCTTCACTGCTGGAGTCCGGTGCAGCAGTGCGTACGGCTGAAGGCGGCGCGGAGCATGTGCAGGCGATTAGCGGCGAGAGTTTTGTCGCGGGTCTGGATGCATTCCGTAAAGCAGGTTATACCATTGTTACCACTTCCAGTCATAAAGGTACCCCGCTGTCGCGCGTTGAGCTGCCAGCGAAAGTGGTACTGGTGCTGGGACAGGAACGTGATGGTCTGTCAGACAGCGCCTGGCAGAAAGGCGATCTGAGCGTGTCGATTGGCGGTACCGGTAAGGTGGAAAGCCTGAACGTATCGGTCGCGACCGGCGTACTGTTAGCCGAATGGTGGCGTCAGAATAGTTAA
- the emrB gene encoding multidrug efflux MFS transporter permease subunit EmrB: MAQKPLEGAPLVLMTIALSLATFMQVLDSTIANVAIPTIAGNLGSSTSQGTWVITSFGVANAISIPITGWLAKRVGEVRLFLGSTIAFVIASWLCGMSNSLSMLIFFRVIQGVVAGPLIPLSQSLLLNNYPPAKRSVALSLWAMTIIVAPILGPILGGWISDNYHWGWIFFINVPIGAVVVMLTLQTLRTRETKTEIKPIDTVGLVLLVVGIGSLQIMLDQGKELDWFNSTEIIVLTVVAVVSLLVLLVWELTDDHPIVDLSLFKSRNFTIGCLSISLAYMLYFGSIVLLPQLLQEVYGYTATWAGLASAPVGIIPVILSPIIGRFAHKLDMRKLVTFSFIMYAVCFYWRAYTFEPGMDFAASAWPQFIQGFAIACFFMPLTTITLSGLPPERMAAASSLSNFTRTLAGSIGTSITTTMWINRESMHHSYLSESVTPFNVNSQEMYRQLEQAGLTQQQASAYIAQQITNQGLIISANEIFWLSAGVFLVLLIVLWFARPPFTSGGGGGGAH; this comes from the coding sequence ATGGCACAAAAACCGCTTGAGGGAGCCCCGTTAGTCCTGATGACTATCGCCCTGTCGCTGGCGACGTTTATGCAGGTGCTGGACTCTACTATCGCTAACGTGGCAATCCCGACGATTGCCGGTAACCTCGGCTCCTCGACCTCACAGGGCACCTGGGTAATCACCTCGTTTGGCGTGGCCAATGCGATCTCGATTCCGATCACCGGCTGGCTGGCGAAACGGGTCGGCGAAGTGCGGTTGTTCCTCGGCTCAACCATTGCCTTTGTCATTGCGTCGTGGCTGTGCGGCATGTCCAATAGCCTGAGTATGCTGATCTTCTTCCGCGTGATTCAGGGCGTGGTCGCCGGGCCGTTGATTCCGTTATCGCAGAGTTTGTTGCTGAATAACTATCCGCCTGCGAAACGCAGCGTCGCCCTGTCGTTATGGGCGATGACAATCATTGTTGCGCCGATTTTAGGTCCAATTCTCGGTGGCTGGATCAGCGATAACTATCACTGGGGCTGGATCTTCTTTATCAACGTCCCCATTGGTGCGGTGGTGGTGATGCTGACGCTGCAAACGCTGCGCACGCGCGAAACCAAAACCGAGATCAAGCCGATTGATACCGTCGGTCTGGTGCTGCTGGTGGTGGGGATCGGTTCGTTGCAGATTATGCTGGATCAGGGCAAGGAGCTGGACTGGTTTAACTCGACAGAAATTATTGTACTGACGGTGGTCGCCGTCGTGTCGCTACTGGTGTTGCTGGTATGGGAGCTGACCGATGACCATCCGATAGTCGATCTGTCACTGTTTAAGTCGCGCAACTTTACCATCGGCTGCCTGTCAATCAGCCTGGCCTATATGCTTTACTTCGGCTCGATAGTGCTGTTGCCGCAGCTGTTGCAGGAGGTATATGGCTATACCGCCACCTGGGCGGGTCTGGCCTCAGCGCCGGTGGGGATTATTCCGGTGATCCTGTCGCCGATTATTGGCCGCTTTGCCCATAAACTCGATATGCGCAAACTGGTCACCTTCAGCTTTATTATGTATGCCGTCTGTTTCTACTGGCGCGCCTATACCTTTGAACCCGGCATGGACTTTGCCGCTTCGGCCTGGCCGCAGTTTATCCAGGGCTTTGCCATTGCCTGCTTCTTTATGCCACTGACCACCATTACCTTGTCGGGCCTCCCGCCGGAGCGAATGGCGGCGGCATCCAGCTTGTCCAACTTTACGCGTACTCTCGCGGGTTCGATTGGCACCTCGATCACCACGACTATGTGGATCAATCGTGAGTCGATGCATCATAGTTATCTGAGTGAGTCAGTGACGCCATTTAATGTCAACTCTCAGGAGATGTATCGTCAGCTGGAGCAGGCAGGATTGACGCAGCAACAGGCGTCGGCGTATATCGCGCAGCAGATCACCAATCAGGGGCTGATTATTTCCGCCAACGAGATTTTCTGGCTCTCTGCCGGTGTGTTCCTGGTGCTGCTGATAGTGTTGTGGTTTGCCCGTCCGCCATTTACTTCTGGCGGTGGCGGCGGTGGCGCCCATTAA
- the proX gene encoding glycine betaine/L-proline ABC transporter substrate-binding protein ProX, which produces MRKTAILATALATLAATQVSAAEMPGKGVTVTPVQSSIAEETFQTLLVSRALEKLGYTVNTTSEVDYNVGYTTIAAGDATFVAANWQPLHDDMYKAAGGDNKLYRQGTYVQGAAQGYLIDKKTAEKYKITNIEQLKDPKIAKLFDTNGDGKADLTGCTPGWGCEAVINHQMPAYGLTKTVEANMGNYSAMIADVMARYKQGKPVIYYTWTPYWLSDVLVPGKDVVWLQVPFSSLPGEQKDVDTKLPNGANYGFPVNTMHIVANKAWVEKNPAAGKLFAEMKLPIADINAQNARMHAGEASEADINRHVDGWIKGHQAQFDKWVSDAAAAAK; this is translated from the coding sequence ATGCGCAAGACAGCAATTCTGGCGACCGCCTTAGCCACTCTGGCCGCGACACAGGTTTCCGCTGCGGAAATGCCAGGTAAGGGCGTTACCGTTACCCCAGTACAAAGCTCCATTGCCGAAGAGACGTTCCAGACGCTGCTGGTCAGCCGCGCGCTGGAGAAGCTCGGTTATACCGTCAATACCACCAGCGAAGTTGATTACAACGTCGGCTATACCACCATTGCTGCTGGCGATGCCACTTTTGTCGCTGCTAACTGGCAGCCACTGCATGACGATATGTATAAAGCCGCAGGCGGTGATAATAAGCTTTATCGTCAGGGGACTTATGTCCAGGGCGCTGCTCAGGGGTATCTGATTGATAAGAAAACCGCTGAGAAATACAAAATTACCAATATCGAACAGCTGAAAGATCCGAAAATCGCCAAACTGTTTGATACCAATGGTGATGGCAAAGCCGATCTGACCGGTTGTACGCCGGGCTGGGGCTGTGAAGCGGTGATTAACCACCAGATGCCCGCTTACGGCCTGACTAAAACGGTTGAAGCGAATATGGGTAACTACTCAGCAATGATTGCCGATGTAATGGCGCGCTATAAGCAGGGTAAACCGGTGATTTATTACACCTGGACACCTTACTGGCTGAGCGACGTACTGGTTCCGGGCAAAGATGTGGTCTGGTTGCAGGTGCCATTCTCTTCACTGCCAGGCGAGCAGAAAGATGTGGATACTAAGCTGCCAAACGGCGCTAACTATGGCTTCCCGGTCAATACCATGCATATCGTCGCGAACAAAGCGTGGGTAGAGAAAAACCCGGCGGCAGGCAAACTGTTTGCTGAGATGAAACTGCCTATCGCGGACATCAATGCACAGAATGCACGTATGCATGCTGGTGAAGCATCTGAAGCGGATATCAACCGTCATGTCGATGGCTGGATCAAAGGCCATCAGGCACAGTTTGATAAGTGGGTTTCTGACGCTGCAGCAGCGGCTAAATAA
- a CDS encoding tRNA-uridine aminocarboxypropyltransferase: MIENAVLRLRAERLARATRPFLARGNRTIRCQHCLLPEKNCLCETISPQLARSRFCLVMFDTEPMKPSNTGRLIADILPDTQAYGWSRTEPDAALLAAVQDPAVQPMVVFPESYADAGRPVLNTPPRSGKPPLFIMLDGTWTEARKMFRKSPWLDALPVMSLSLTTVSRYTLRESHGAGQHCTAEVAAELLAQAGDSAASAALSQHFSLFRQRYLAGKPHHPIHLTAEVTESI; encoded by the coding sequence ATGATCGAAAACGCCGTTCTTCGTCTGCGCGCCGAGCGCCTTGCGCGCGCCACCCGCCCGTTTCTGGCGCGCGGCAATCGCACCATCCGATGTCAGCACTGCCTGCTGCCTGAGAAAAATTGCCTGTGCGAAACCATTTCGCCACAGCTGGCGCGCAGCCGTTTCTGTCTGGTGATGTTTGATACCGAACCGATGAAACCGAGTAATACTGGTCGTCTGATTGCCGATATTCTGCCGGATACCCAGGCTTATGGCTGGTCGCGTACCGAACCCGATGCGGCCCTACTGGCGGCAGTACAGGATCCTGCGGTGCAGCCGATGGTGGTGTTTCCCGAATCCTATGCCGACGCCGGTCGGCCGGTGCTGAATACCCCGCCGCGCAGTGGCAAGCCGCCGTTATTTATTATGCTCGATGGCACCTGGACCGAAGCGCGCAAGATGTTTCGCAAAAGCCCGTGGCTTGATGCGCTGCCGGTGATGTCGCTGTCGCTGACCACCGTCTCCCGCTATACCCTGCGTGAATCCCACGGCGCCGGACAGCACTGCACCGCAGAAGTGGCCGCCGAGCTGCTGGCCCAGGCCGGTGACAGCGCAGCTTCCGCCGCCCTGTCACAGCATTTCAGCCTGTTCCGTCAACGTTATCTGGCGGGAAAACCCCATCATCCAATCCATCTCACGGCAGAAGTCACAGAAAGCATTTAG
- a CDS encoding MFS transporter, translating into MKSAPQGLNTPLVALMSLATGLSVACNYYVQPLLETIARSFELSINQAGFIVTTAQLGYAAGLLLLVPLGDMLERRGLIVVMSLLAAGGMVVTALSSSLTMMLTGTVLTGLFSVVAQILVPLAATLAAPEKRGKVVGTVMSGLLLGILLARTVAGGLAQLGGWRTVYWVASVLMVLMSLALWRYLPRYRQSTALNYPQLLASIFQLYAGNRVIRTRAIIGCLSFANFSVLWTSMAFLLASPPYNYSEGMIGLLGLVGAAGALAARQAGNLADKGKARLTTTAGLLIMLASWAITAVGAHSLIALIVGIILLDLAVQGVHITNQSVIYRRMPEARNRLTSGYMTSYFIGGAVGSLVSATAFQHAGWYGVCGAGALLTLLNLLSWWRGFRHEDRSN; encoded by the coding sequence ATGAAATCTGCCCCTCAGGGACTGAATACACCACTGGTAGCCCTGATGTCGCTGGCAACCGGCCTCTCCGTTGCCTGTAATTACTATGTCCAGCCATTGCTGGAAACCATTGCCCGCAGCTTTGAACTCTCCATTAATCAGGCCGGATTTATCGTCACCACCGCGCAGCTGGGCTATGCCGCAGGGTTATTGCTGCTGGTGCCGCTGGGCGATATGCTGGAACGACGTGGCCTGATTGTGGTGATGAGCCTGCTGGCGGCTGGCGGGATGGTGGTCACCGCCCTCTCATCCAGCCTGACGATGATGCTGACTGGCACTGTGCTGACCGGCCTGTTTTCGGTGGTGGCGCAAATTCTGGTGCCGCTCGCCGCCACGCTGGCCGCGCCAGAGAAGCGCGGCAAGGTGGTTGGCACCGTGATGAGCGGCCTGCTGCTGGGCATCCTGCTGGCGCGTACCGTCGCCGGTGGTCTGGCGCAGCTTGGCGGCTGGCGCACGGTGTACTGGGTCGCCAGCGTGCTGATGGTGCTGATGTCGCTGGCGCTGTGGCGCTATCTGCCACGCTATCGCCAGTCCACTGCGCTTAACTATCCGCAGCTGCTGGCGTCCATTTTCCAGCTGTATGCCGGTAACCGGGTGATCCGCACCCGCGCCATCATTGGTTGCCTGTCATTTGCTAATTTCAGTGTGTTGTGGACCTCAATGGCCTTTCTGCTGGCATCCCCGCCTTATAACTACTCTGAAGGAATGATTGGTCTGCTGGGACTGGTTGGCGCGGCGGGCGCGCTGGCGGCACGTCAGGCGGGCAACCTGGCGGATAAAGGCAAAGCGCGTCTCACCACCACGGCCGGACTGCTGATTATGCTGGCCTCCTGGGCTATTACCGCAGTTGGTGCTCACTCACTTATTGCGCTGATCGTCGGCATTATCCTGCTTGATCTGGCGGTACAGGGGGTGCATATCACCAACCAGAGCGTGATTTATCGCCGCATGCCGGAAGCGCGTAACCGTCTGACTTCTGGCTATATGACCAGCTATTTTATTGGTGGTGCGGTCGGTTCGCTGGTATCAGCCACCGCCTTTCAGCACGCTGGCTGGTATGGCGTGTGTGGCGCTGGCGCGCTGCTGACATTACTCAATTTACTGAGCTGGTGGCGGGGATTCCGTCACGAAGACCGCAGCAATTAG
- the emrA gene encoding multidrug efflux MFS transporter periplasmic adaptor subunit EmrA: protein MSANAEMQPQQPNNKKKKRKTALIFLAVVFIVTGIAWLTYWFLVLRHYQETDDAYVAGNQVQVMAQVSGSVNKVWFDDTDYVKKGDVLLTLDKTDAEQAFEKAQTALATSVRQTHQLMINGKQYQASIDLQKTALTQAEADLKRREPLGSANLIGREELQHSRDAVATAKAQLDVAIQQYNANQAMILNTALENQPAVKQNAAALRDAWLALQRTEVVSPIDGFVSRRSVQPGSQITSTTPLLAVVPAKNLWIDANFKETQLAGVRIGQPATVVSDIYGDDVEYHGKVVGLDMGTGGAFSLLPAQNATGNWIKVVQRLPVRIELDAAEVEKHPLRIGLSTLVKVDTQNKEGMVLANSVRQTPAYETNALALDLAPVNQLIAEIIRANAG, encoded by the coding sequence ATGAGTGCAAATGCGGAGATGCAACCGCAGCAGCCAAACAATAAAAAGAAAAAGCGCAAAACCGCGCTTATTTTTTTGGCTGTCGTGTTTATCGTGACTGGCATCGCCTGGCTGACTTACTGGTTTTTAGTCCTGCGCCACTATCAGGAGACCGACGACGCCTATGTGGCCGGTAACCAGGTGCAGGTGATGGCGCAGGTGTCGGGCAGCGTCAATAAAGTGTGGTTCGACGATACCGACTATGTGAAAAAAGGCGACGTCCTGCTCACTCTCGACAAAACCGATGCCGAACAGGCGTTTGAAAAAGCTCAGACCGCACTGGCCACCAGCGTGCGTCAGACGCATCAGCTGATGATTAACGGTAAACAGTATCAGGCCTCAATCGATCTGCAGAAAACCGCGCTTACGCAGGCAGAAGCGGACCTGAAGCGTCGTGAGCCGCTGGGCAGCGCCAATCTGATTGGCCGCGAAGAGTTACAGCACTCGCGTGATGCGGTCGCTACCGCCAAAGCCCAGCTGGATGTCGCCATTCAGCAGTACAACGCCAATCAGGCGATGATTCTGAATACTGCGCTGGAAAACCAGCCAGCGGTAAAACAGAACGCCGCCGCACTGCGTGACGCCTGGCTGGCGCTACAGCGTACCGAAGTCGTCAGCCCAATCGATGGTTTTGTTTCGCGCCGCAGCGTACAACCGGGTTCGCAGATCACCTCCACAACCCCGTTGCTGGCGGTGGTTCCGGCAAAAAATCTGTGGATTGACGCCAACTTTAAAGAGACACAGCTCGCTGGCGTGCGTATTGGCCAACCGGCAACGGTAGTCAGCGATATCTATGGCGATGATGTCGAGTATCACGGCAAAGTAGTCGGCCTCGATATGGGTACCGGCGGCGCGTTCTCCCTGCTGCCGGCGCAAAACGCCACTGGTAACTGGATCAAAGTGGTCCAGCGTCTGCCGGTACGTATCGAACTGGACGCCGCTGAAGTGGAAAAACATCCACTGCGTATTGGTCTTTCAACGCTGGTGAAAGTTGATACCCAGAATAAAGAAGGGATGGTGCTGGCTAACAGCGTACGTCAGACACCGGCGTATGAAACTAATGCGCTGGCACTGGATTTAGCGCCGGTTAATCAGCTGATTGCCGAAATTATTCGCGCCAATGCGGGCTAA
- the mprA gene encoding transcriptional repressor MprA — MESSFTPIEQMLNFRANRQKDFPLQEIMLTRLCMHMQSKLLENRNKMLKAQGINETLFMALITLDAQENHSIQPSELSSALGSSRTNATRIADELEKRGWIERRESDNDRRCLYLTLTEKGNEFLRQLLPPQHQSLQHLWSSLSTAEKSQLEGITRKLLNRLDQMDEEQVISSLSR; from the coding sequence ATGGAAAGTTCGTTTACTCCCATTGAACAGATGCTAAATTTTCGCGCCAACCGTCAGAAAGACTTCCCTTTGCAGGAAATTATGCTGACGCGCTTGTGTATGCATATGCAGAGCAAGCTGCTGGAAAATCGCAATAAGATGCTGAAAGCTCAGGGGATTAACGAGACACTGTTTATGGCGTTGATTACTCTGGATGCGCAGGAAAACCACAGCATTCAACCGTCAGAACTGAGCTCTGCACTTGGCTCATCGCGCACCAATGCCACGCGTATTGCGGATGAGCTGGAAAAGCGCGGCTGGATTGAGCGTCGTGAAAGCGACAATGACCGTCGTTGCCTGTACCTGACCCTGACCGAGAAAGGTAATGAGTTCCTGCGCCAGCTGCTGCCACCGCAGCATCAGAGCCTGCAGCATTTATGGTCTTCACTCAGCACCGCAGAAAAAAGTCAGCTGGAAGGCATTACCCGTAAGCTGCTGAATCGCCTTGATCAGATGGATGAAGAGCAAGTTATCTCGTCCCTTTCGCGTTAA
- a CDS encoding bifunctional acetate--CoA ligase family protein/GNAT family N-acetyltransferase: MSQRGLEALLRPKSIAVIGASVKPQRAGYLMMRNLLDGNFSGPILPVTPQYKAVCGVLAFPDIASLPLAPDLAIICTNASRNLSLLQQLGERGCKACIILSAPDSQLAELKACASQWQIRLLGPNSLGLLAPWQGLNASFSPVPIEKGKLAFISQSAAVSNTILDWAQQRQLGFSWFIALGDSLDIDADDLLDFLARDGKTSAILLYLEHLSDARRFVSAARSASRNKPILVIKSGRSSQAQALLKTHPGLDAAWDAAIQRAGLLRVQDTHELFSAVETLSHMRPLRGERLMIISNGAAPAALALDALDARNGKLATLSDNTLEVLRAALPSAITPGNPLDLKDDASPEHYLSAVRLLLDSHDFDALMIVHAPSAVAPATVTAHQLIAAIKQHPRGQAVTMLTNWCGEFSSPDARRAFSDAGIPTYRTPEGTITAFMHMVEYRRNQKQLRETPALPADLQQDTAHAHLLIRQALYAGPASLDTHEVQAILQAYGLNTLPTWIANDSVEAMHIAGQIGYPVALKLRSPDIPHKSEVQGVMLYLRTASEVQQAADAIIDRVRVAWPQARIHGLLVQSMANRAGAQELRIVVEQDPLFGPIIMLGEGGIEWHADRQAVVALPPLNMTLARYLVIQAIKSGKIRDRSALRPLDIAGISQVLVKVSNLIVDCPDIQRLDIHPLLAAGDEFTLLDVTMALAPFSGDAEARLAIRPYPHRLEELVTLKDGQRCLFRPILPEDEPLLQRFIAQVTREDLYYRYFSEINEFTHDDLANMTQIDYDREMAIVAVRQYQGESEIIGVTRAISDADNIDAEFSVLVRSDLKGLGLGRRLLEKMIVYTREHGLQQLNGITMPGNRGMITLARKLGFAIDIQLEDGIVALALPLTTTSS, encoded by the coding sequence ATGAGCCAACGCGGCCTGGAAGCACTGTTACGTCCTAAATCGATTGCGGTGATAGGTGCATCGGTAAAACCACAGCGCGCAGGTTATCTGATGATGCGCAATCTGCTGGACGGCAACTTCAGTGGCCCGATACTGCCGGTGACGCCGCAGTATAAAGCGGTGTGCGGCGTGCTGGCCTTCCCTGATATCGCCAGTCTGCCGCTGGCTCCCGACCTGGCGATTATCTGCACCAATGCCAGTCGCAATCTCAGTTTGCTGCAGCAGCTGGGTGAACGTGGCTGTAAAGCCTGCATTATCCTCTCCGCCCCTGACAGCCAGCTGGCGGAACTGAAAGCCTGCGCCAGTCAGTGGCAGATCCGCCTGCTCGGTCCGAACAGTCTCGGGCTGCTGGCGCCCTGGCAGGGGCTGAACGCCAGCTTTTCACCGGTGCCAATTGAGAAAGGCAAACTGGCGTTTATTTCACAGTCGGCGGCGGTATCCAATACCATCCTTGACTGGGCGCAGCAGCGGCAGCTGGGTTTCTCATGGTTTATCGCCCTCGGAGACAGCCTCGATATCGACGCCGATGACCTGCTTGATTTCCTTGCGCGCGATGGCAAGACCAGTGCGATTCTGCTGTACCTCGAACATCTGAGTGATGCACGGCGCTTTGTCTCCGCCGCGCGTAGCGCTTCACGTAATAAACCGATTCTGGTGATCAAAAGCGGTCGCAGCAGTCAGGCGCAGGCACTGTTAAAAACCCATCCCGGCCTTGATGCCGCCTGGGACGCCGCCATCCAGCGCGCCGGTTTGTTGCGCGTACAGGATACTCATGAACTGTTTTCCGCAGTGGAAACCTTAAGCCATATGCGCCCGCTGCGCGGTGAGCGCCTGATGATTATCAGTAACGGCGCGGCGCCGGCGGCGCTGGCGCTCGATGCGCTTGATGCGCGTAACGGCAAGCTGGCAACGCTGAGTGATAATACCCTTGAGGTCTTGCGCGCAGCGCTGCCCTCGGCGATTACCCCCGGTAACCCGCTGGATTTAAAAGATGACGCTTCACCCGAACACTATCTGAGCGCGGTCAGGCTGCTGCTGGACAGCCATGATTTCGATGCGCTGATGATTGTCCACGCGCCGAGCGCGGTGGCGCCAGCGACCGTCACCGCTCACCAGCTGATCGCCGCGATTAAACAACATCCGCGCGGCCAGGCGGTCACTATGCTGACTAACTGGTGCGGCGAATTCTCCTCTCCCGATGCGCGCCGCGCCTTTAGCGATGCCGGTATTCCTACCTATCGCACGCCAGAGGGCACCATCACCGCCTTTATGCATATGGTCGAGTATCGTCGTAACCAGAAACAGCTGCGGGAGACGCCCGCACTGCCTGCAGATTTGCAGCAGGATACCGCACATGCGCATCTGCTGATCCGGCAGGCGCTGTATGCGGGGCCAGCCAGCCTCGATACCCATGAAGTGCAGGCGATCCTGCAAGCCTATGGGCTGAACACCCTGCCGACCTGGATTGCCAATGACAGCGTGGAAGCGATGCATATCGCCGGACAAATTGGCTATCCGGTGGCGCTGAAGCTGCGCTCGCCGGATATACCGCATAAATCGGAAGTTCAGGGAGTCATGCTCTATCTGCGTACCGCCAGCGAGGTGCAACAGGCTGCCGATGCAATTATCGACCGCGTCAGAGTAGCCTGGCCGCAGGCGCGTATTCATGGCCTGCTGGTGCAGAGCATGGCAAACCGCGCCGGAGCGCAGGAGCTGCGCATTGTTGTCGAACAGGATCCATTGTTTGGCCCAATTATTATGCTGGGCGAAGGCGGCATTGAGTGGCATGCCGACCGCCAGGCGGTCGTCGCGTTACCACCGCTGAATATGACGCTGGCGCGCTACCTGGTAATCCAGGCGATTAAAAGCGGCAAGATCCGTGACCGCAGCGCGTTGCGTCCACTGGATATTGCCGGTATCAGCCAGGTGCTGGTAAAGGTTTCTAACCTGATTGTCGATTGCCCCGATATCCAGCGCCTCGATATTCATCCGCTGTTAGCCGCCGGTGATGAGTTTACCCTGCTGGATGTCACGATGGCGCTGGCGCCATTCAGTGGCGATGCTGAAGCACGGCTGGCAATCCGCCCCTATCCGCATCGGCTGGAAGAGCTGGTGACACTGAAGGATGGTCAGCGCTGCCTGTTCCGGCCAATTCTGCCGGAAGATGAACCCTTGCTGCAGCGTTTTATTGCTCAGGTGACCAGAGAGGATCTTTACTATCGCTATTTCAGCGAGATCAATGAGTTCACCCATGATGACTTAGCGAATATGACGCAGATCGACTACGATCGGGAAATGGCGATCGTCGCGGTACGCCAGTATCAGGGGGAAAGTGAGATTATTGGCGTGACGCGCGCCATCTCGGATGCCGACAATATCGATGCGGAATTCTCGGTACTGGTGCGTTCTGACCTGAAAGGGCTCGGCTTAGGCCGCCGCTTACTGGAAAAAATGATCGTTTATACACGTGAGCATGGTCTGCAACAGCTGAACGGCATCACCATGCCGGGTAATCGTGGCATGATCACGCTGGCGCGCAAACTGGGATTTGCCATCGATATTCAGCTGGAAGACGGCATTGTCGCGCTGGCATTACCCCTTACGACAACCAGCAGCTAA